A window of the Methanomassiliicoccales archaeon genome harbors these coding sequences:
- a CDS encoding GNAT family N-acetyltransferase yields MSLYDRVLENSKNGEQRGFRDTAIVKDWRERWKEKLKSASEAVECIERGERIFIGTGCGEPQTLLKALIERADHLADNEFIQTISLGLTPYQEERFTDKFRLNAFFIGPNVRNAVNEGRSDYTPIYLSEIPRLLESGRIPIDVALIQVSPPDEHGYCSLGVSVDITKSAAEHADRIVAQINSYMPRVLGDSFIHISDIDYIVEANEPLLEWRADDGGTPEEIDRIGKFVAELVENGATIQTGYGSIPDAVLRHLRDKKDLGVHTEMFSDGIIDLVESGVITGKKKTIHKGKIVASFCMGTRRLYDFIDNNPVIEFHPSNYTNDPCLIGKHEKMVAINSALEVDLTGQVCADQLGYMFYSGLGGQVDFMRGAARSKGGKPIIALPSTAQNGRVSRIVPRLSEGAGVTTTRGDVHYVVTEYGVAELHGKSIMQRALALINIAHPKFRKELLAAAKFHRYLFLDQSEVPYQGMPYPAEYETYKSFGDVQVFFRPIKPTDEGMMKDLFYSFSEETVYQRFMGPKLAMPHRELQHFVNIDYDTRMAIVAVIREKERTEIIGVGRYGLDKKTNTAEVALVVRDDWQNRGIGSFLMNMLIRIGRERGIKAFTAEVFADNRRMLNLFYKTGLKVETRCEGDTYFVYMPLS; encoded by the coding sequence GTGAGCTTATATGACAGAGTATTAGAAAACTCAAAAAATGGAGAACAAAGGGGGTTCCGAGATACGGCGATCGTGAAAGATTGGAGGGAGAGGTGGAAAGAAAAATTAAAGTCAGCGTCTGAGGCCGTGGAGTGCATCGAACGCGGAGAGAGGATTTTTATAGGTACTGGTTGCGGAGAGCCACAAACCCTACTTAAAGCGCTCATTGAAAGGGCTGATCATCTTGCCGACAACGAATTCATTCAAACGATCTCTCTTGGTTTGACACCGTATCAGGAGGAGCGGTTCACAGACAAATTTAGACTTAATGCGTTCTTTATCGGTCCTAATGTCAGAAATGCTGTCAACGAAGGTCGATCTGATTACACACCTATATACCTCTCAGAGATACCGAGGTTACTTGAATCTGGAAGAATACCAATTGATGTAGCGCTCATTCAGGTGTCTCCTCCTGATGAACATGGATATTGCAGTCTTGGAGTATCAGTTGATATCACAAAGAGTGCAGCCGAGCATGCTGATAGAATTGTGGCTCAGATCAACTCCTACATGCCGAGAGTGTTGGGGGACAGCTTCATTCACATCTCCGATATCGATTATATTGTCGAGGCAAATGAACCACTACTCGAATGGCGTGCCGACGACGGGGGTACGCCGGAAGAGATTGACCGCATTGGGAAATTCGTTGCTGAGTTAGTTGAAAATGGTGCGACGATTCAAACAGGATATGGTTCGATTCCTGATGCGGTTCTTAGGCATTTGAGAGATAAGAAAGATTTGGGAGTTCATACCGAAATGTTTTCAGATGGGATTATCGATCTTGTAGAATCCGGCGTCATTACTGGGAAAAAGAAAACGATACATAAAGGAAAGATTGTTGCTTCCTTTTGCATGGGCACGAGAAGACTCTACGACTTTATTGACAACAATCCAGTTATTGAATTCCATCCCTCCAATTACACAAACGATCCCTGCCTCATTGGAAAACACGAAAAAATGGTGGCGATCAACTCTGCGCTCGAGGTCGATTTGACTGGCCAGGTTTGCGCCGATCAACTGGGCTACATGTTTTACTCTGGTTTGGGTGGGCAGGTGGATTTTATGCGTGGAGCGGCCAGATCTAAAGGCGGGAAACCGATCATTGCTCTGCCATCAACTGCGCAGAACGGAAGGGTTTCAAGAATTGTACCAAGATTATCCGAAGGAGCTGGTGTAACGACTACGCGAGGAGATGTGCATTATGTAGTAACAGAATACGGTGTGGCCGAGCTGCATGGCAAGAGCATCATGCAGAGGGCACTTGCATTGATAAATATCGCACATCCAAAGTTTAGAAAAGAGCTTCTTGCGGCTGCGAAATTTCACCGATATCTTTTCCTCGATCAATCAGAAGTTCCGTATCAGGGAATGCCTTATCCCGCAGAATACGAAACCTATAAGTCCTTTGGCGACGTGCAGGTTTTCTTCCGACCGATAAAGCCAACAGATGAAGGGATGATGAAAGACCTCTTCTATTCGTTCTCCGAAGAAACTGTTTATCAAAGATTCATGGGACCTAAGTTGGCGATGCCTCACAGAGAGCTGCAACATTTCGTAAACATCGATTACGATACGCGCATGGCGATCGTAGCAGTGATTAGAGAGAAGGAAAGAACGGAAATTATTGGTGTCGGAAGATATGGTCTAGATAAGAAGACAAACACTGCTGAGGTCGCACTGGTAGTTCGGGATGATTGGCAGAACAGAGGCATTGGATCATTCCTCATGAACATGCTTATTAGAATTGGTAGGGAGAGAGGAATAAAGGCCTTCACCGCAGAAGTCTTCGCTGACAATAGACGCATGCTGAACCTCTTTTATAAAACAGGGCTGAAGGTCGAGACACGGTGCGAAGGCGACACTTACTTTGTCTACATGCCTCTGAGCTAA
- the acs gene encoding acetate--CoA ligase yields MLRRALDDPENFWGEIAKELYWFKPWDKVFEKLNDSFRWFSGGVTNISYNCLDYHVKRGCGNRAAIIWESGEGGCTRVLTYNQLLFEVERFARALRALGVKKGDRVTIYMPMIPEAIVAMLATLRIGAIHSVVFGGFGYGALAERISDAGSEIVITADVGYRRGKRIPLKETVDLALKEAKGVKKIVVFKREKEDVPMTIGRDILWEDAIDLGKGSDSSVVPMKADELAFILYTSGTMAKPKGTVQPHGSYQVYVYAMGKWVYDLKETDVWWSTSDIGWIVGHSYVVYGPLLTGCSTIMYEGVPDYPTPDVWWDIVERNRVTQMWISPTGVRALMQHGEEWPKKHDLSSIRLIVCAGEVLNPPAYEWLANKVFDGRIPVIDHMWQTETSGPIVGNPVGIATLPILPGSACIALPGIDADVVDDQGRSLPPGTEGNFVIRRPFPGLTPTIWNDPQRYKRDYWSRIPGCYYTGDGASRDENGYFWFVGRFDEIIKISAHRVGTIEIESVLLMHPDVAEAAVVGVPDELRGEVAFALVVLKPGKTPGDRIRSELKELIRKNMGAVVVMRDIAFVSKLPKTRSGKIMRRVIKAVIAGQQPGDTSTIEDPAAIDEIKRILEIKSARVE; encoded by the coding sequence ATGCTTCGGCGGGCTCTCGATGATCCTGAGAATTTTTGGGGTGAAATTGCGAAGGAACTGTATTGGTTCAAGCCATGGGACAAGGTCTTTGAGAAACTCAACGACTCATTTCGATGGTTCTCAGGGGGCGTAACGAATATTTCTTACAATTGCCTCGATTATCATGTAAAAAGGGGGTGTGGTAACCGCGCAGCTATCATTTGGGAAAGTGGCGAGGGAGGTTGCACCCGTGTTTTAACATACAATCAGCTTTTGTTTGAGGTTGAGAGATTTGCCAGAGCGCTTCGCGCTCTGGGAGTGAAGAAAGGTGACAGAGTTACCATATATATGCCGATGATCCCAGAGGCAATAGTAGCGATGTTGGCAACTCTGAGAATAGGAGCAATACATTCTGTAGTTTTTGGGGGCTTTGGATACGGGGCCCTTGCAGAGAGGATCTCTGATGCAGGTTCTGAGATTGTGATTACCGCAGATGTTGGATATAGAAGGGGAAAGCGGATTCCTCTCAAGGAGACCGTGGATCTAGCGCTGAAAGAAGCGAAGGGCGTGAAAAAGATAGTAGTTTTCAAAAGAGAGAAAGAAGACGTTCCCATGACCATCGGCAGGGATATTCTCTGGGAGGATGCAATTGATTTGGGAAAAGGCTCTGATTCGAGCGTAGTTCCAATGAAGGCTGACGAACTAGCTTTTATTTTGTATACATCAGGCACTATGGCAAAGCCTAAAGGAACTGTTCAACCGCATGGCAGCTACCAAGTATATGTTTACGCGATGGGTAAATGGGTCTATGACTTGAAGGAGACAGATGTATGGTGGTCAACCTCAGACATCGGTTGGATTGTTGGTCATAGCTATGTTGTCTACGGTCCTCTTCTCACCGGCTGCAGCACAATCATGTATGAAGGTGTTCCAGACTATCCTACTCCAGATGTGTGGTGGGATATCGTTGAGAGAAATCGTGTTACACAGATGTGGATTTCGCCAACTGGTGTGAGGGCCTTGATGCAGCACGGAGAAGAGTGGCCGAAGAAGCATGATCTTAGTAGCATTCGACTTATCGTGTGCGCGGGAGAAGTCCTCAATCCACCAGCGTATGAATGGTTGGCAAACAAGGTCTTTGATGGCAGAATTCCTGTCATTGATCACATGTGGCAAACTGAGACAAGTGGCCCCATTGTGGGAAATCCCGTAGGTATCGCGACGCTTCCAATTCTGCCAGGTTCAGCTTGCATTGCACTTCCAGGCATAGATGCGGATGTGGTTGATGATCAGGGGCGATCGCTACCGCCTGGCACTGAAGGCAATTTTGTAATCCGAAGACCGTTTCCTGGCCTAACGCCTACTATATGGAATGATCCCCAAAGATATAAGCGCGATTACTGGTCACGCATTCCAGGCTGTTACTACACCGGAGACGGTGCTTCAAGAGACGAAAATGGCTATTTCTGGTTCGTCGGAAGGTTCGATGAAATTATCAAGATCTCGGCGCACAGGGTCGGGACTATAGAAATTGAATCAGTTCTGCTTATGCATCCCGACGTGGCTGAAGCTGCAGTTGTTGGCGTTCCTGATGAACTCAGGGGTGAGGTGGCCTTCGCCTTGGTGGTTCTTAAACCTGGAAAAACTCCAGGTGACCGTATTAGATCAGAACTCAAAGAGCTCATAAGAAAGAATATGGGCGCTGTGGTCGTCATGCGCGATATCGCATTTGTGAGCAAACTCCCGAAGACCAGAAGCGGAAAGATCATGAGGAGAGTTATAAAAGCTGTGATTGCGGGCCAACAGCCTGGCGATACATCAACTATCGAAGATCCCGCAGCAATAGATGAAATCAAGAGAATACTAGAAATCAAGAGTGCACGCGTTGAATGA
- a CDS encoding CxxC-x17-CxxC domain-containing protein, whose amino-acid sequence MYSRQPREMHKAVCSDCGKECEVPFKPTEGRPVYCRDCYQNHRPARRSRY is encoded by the coding sequence ATGTATAGCAGGCAACCGCGCGAGATGCACAAGGCTGTTTGCTCTGACTGCGGTAAGGAATGCGAAGTTCCTTTTAAGCCGACAGAGGGGCGACCTGTCTACTGCCGCGATTGCTATCAGAACCACCGCCCTGCAAGGCGGAGCAGGTACTGA
- a CDS encoding phenylalanine--tRNA ligase beta subunit-related protein, with translation MCTSQVEHILFRSRSKIKNNALSKKEVLSNVILKYSEEIRNRFPLLSVLIEELGGLIVAKYSEELENFKKSVFQEVVNEYDIDGLKERPLFRAYRDFFWAIGIDPTKTRPSSEALIRRILQNGRIPLINTLVDAYNLASIKSGIPLAAFDKRKIEGELQMRFAKKDEKFLGIGMKMPIELNGNEIVITDSRKVIAVYPYRDSESTKVTENTEEIVLMICGVPGISEDFLENARRIAVEYIGRFCGKSIQRA, from the coding sequence ATGTGCACTTCCCAAGTCGAGCATATCCTTTTCCGAAGCAGGTCAAAAATTAAGAATAATGCTTTAAGTAAGAAGGAAGTGTTATCGAATGTGATTCTAAAATATTCGGAGGAAATTCGCAATCGATTTCCATTGTTAAGTGTTCTTATTGAGGAGTTGGGCGGCCTCATCGTTGCCAAGTATTCGGAAGAACTAGAAAATTTCAAGAAGTCAGTTTTCCAAGAAGTGGTAAATGAATACGATATCGATGGATTGAAAGAGAGACCGCTTTTTAGAGCATATCGAGACTTTTTTTGGGCTATTGGAATCGATCCAACGAAAACCAGACCTTCATCCGAAGCACTGATCAGGAGAATATTGCAAAACGGACGTATTCCTCTCATAAATACGCTGGTAGACGCGTACAACCTCGCCTCAATCAAATCTGGAATCCCGCTGGCCGCTTTTGATAAAAGGAAAATTGAAGGTGAACTCCAAATGAGATTTGCAAAGAAGGATGAGAAGTTTCTGGGAATAGGAATGAAGATGCCCATCGAATTAAACGGAAATGAAATCGTTATCACGGATTCGAGAAAAGTAATTGCCGTCTATCCCTATCGGGATTCAGAATCTACCAAAGTGACCGAAAATACGGAGGAGATCGTACTGATGATATGTGGCGTGCCAGGAATCAGCGAAGACTTTCTTGAAAATGCAAGGAGAATCGCTGTAGAATATATCGGACGTTTTTGCGGTAAATCGATTCAGCGCGCTTGA
- a CDS encoding DEAD/DEAH box helicase codes for MQNGFKKLGLIDEILKAIDKTGFLEPTPVQTAAIPVLLEGKDAVVQAQTGTGKTAAFSIPLIQHIVSLKKTPGSIGRPIALVLVPTRELAIQVSEEMAKLAEYAGISSFPVYGGQSIDLQIEQLRKGIEVVVGTPGRIIDHVKRGTLKTNGVRFLVLDEADRMLDMGFIDDIEFIVNRLPRNRHTSLFSATIPEGIMKLVAKHMNNPVTLKVSEDELTLPSTKQIYFNVGRKNKVWALCRVLDKEKPKAIIFCQTKKMVDMLYNRLKSYGYPVEAIHGDLSQAKREKVIQDFRKGAVKILVATDVAARGLDIEDVNLVINYDIPESPEWYVHRIGRTGRAGKIGKAITFVSSHEQEILEDIEKFGKTRIEKGEVPETGRKDVVKKVWDFDEYQDIFGMVKIKIRAGRKDGLRINDLINMIISSAKIREILIGVVDIGEEETVFEVHKDVAFSVIKALERTTYKGKELRPQPVMRSL; via the coding sequence ATGCAAAATGGCTTCAAAAAATTGGGTTTGATTGATGAAATATTGAAAGCCATCGATAAGACTGGCTTTCTTGAACCGACGCCGGTGCAAACGGCAGCTATCCCAGTATTGCTAGAAGGAAAGGATGCCGTCGTGCAAGCGCAAACAGGTACTGGTAAGACTGCAGCATTTTCGATTCCGCTTATTCAACATATTGTTTCTCTCAAGAAAACTCCTGGAAGCATAGGTAGGCCGATTGCTCTGGTTCTAGTTCCGACACGGGAATTAGCTATCCAGGTATCTGAGGAAATGGCTAAATTGGCTGAATATGCTGGTATATCATCTTTCCCGGTATATGGTGGTCAATCTATTGATTTACAGATTGAACAACTGCGCAAGGGAATAGAAGTAGTGGTTGGAACGCCTGGTAGGATAATTGATCATGTTAAACGCGGGACACTTAAAACCAACGGCGTGCGCTTTCTTGTTCTTGATGAAGCCGACCGAATGCTGGATATGGGCTTTATCGATGACATTGAGTTCATTGTCAATCGCCTTCCGAGAAACCGACATACGTCTCTTTTTTCAGCAACGATCCCCGAGGGAATTATGAAATTAGTAGCAAAGCATATGAATAACCCAGTAACACTGAAAGTAAGCGAAGATGAACTTACGCTACCTTCCACCAAACAAATCTACTTTAATGTGGGAAGGAAGAATAAGGTTTGGGCACTCTGTCGCGTTCTCGACAAAGAAAAGCCTAAAGCAATCATATTCTGCCAAACCAAGAAGATGGTTGATATGCTTTACAACCGTCTCAAATCATATGGTTATCCAGTAGAGGCGATTCATGGAGACCTTTCGCAAGCAAAAAGAGAAAAAGTCATTCAGGATTTTAGAAAAGGAGCAGTTAAGATACTTGTAGCTACAGATGTTGCTGCAAGAGGGCTTGACATAGAAGATGTGAACCTCGTGATCAATTACGACATCCCCGAAAGTCCCGAATGGTACGTTCATCGCATAGGAAGAACTGGGCGGGCAGGAAAAATTGGAAAAGCTATCACTTTCGTGAGCTCTCATGAACAAGAAATCCTCGAAGACATCGAGAAATTCGGCAAGACAAGAATCGAAAAAGGTGAGGTACCAGAAACAGGCAGGAAGGACGTCGTCAAGAAAGTATGGGATTTCGATGAATATCAGGATATTTTCGGGATGGTCAAGATAAAAATAAGAGCAGGGAGAAAAGATGGGCTACGGATTAATGATCTAATTAATATGATCATTTCAAGCGCAAAAATCAGAGAGATTTTGATTGGAGTGGTTGATATAGGAGAGGAAGAAACAGTTTTCGAAGTTCACAAGGATGTTGCATTTAGTGTAATAAAAGCGTTAGAGAGGACTACCTACAAAGGAAAGGAGCTGCGACCGCAACCAGTTATGAGATCTTTATAA
- a CDS encoding valine--tRNA ligase: protein MNQYDPVPTERKWQKKWKEWGIYHFDFSSAKPVFSIDNPPRYTSGALHLGHATGYSLIDFAARYRRMRGYNVFFPLCFDVNGTPTEVKVEKEYGITKLSIPRQEYIKLCKNYAESFIGEMTRQFEILGTCMDPTIYYQTDAPYYRRITQISFLRMLKKGLVYKGTFPVNWCPRCITALADAEVEYESNKTFLNFIKFKIKDSDDFVIIATTRPELICTCQIVAVHPDDEKYKALIGKTLLTPIYEKQVKIIADPKVDPHFGSGVVMICTIGDKDDLEWVMKYGLSLEKGIDEQGRMTEIAGPYAGLKIKEARKRILEDLKNAGLLVKQIEIEQNVGTCWRCHEPIEFLQIPQWFLKTLDFKEEVLAKADEIRWFPEFMKVRLKDWINSLEWDWVISRQRYFATPIPVWECVECGEVVPAREEDCYVDPTVDPPPVEKCPRCGGALKGCEDVFDTWMDSSISPLYNTFWMRDEEKFRKLYPMSLRPQSHDIIRTWAFYTILRELLLVGERPWNEIMIHGFIMAPDGTPMHASKGNVIDPMPILERNGADALRYYACTCSLGEDNAFREKDVIHGGRLCNKLWNMGKFVGSIIKEKPICGELRTVDRWILSKYSRVVKMVTEYCDNYAFDKAVREIEQFAWHEFADHYIEMVKYRTSNENDAGARYALYTVCLGIMKMFAPFLPHVTEEVYQTNFKKYEGDESIHISSWPEPLFVDEVEEKKGELAKEIISAIRSWKSEKGLALNQPLGMVELIGEGVDILSECKDDIMETVRAKELKMVGDAKIEEIIVGIRPNKSKIGPRFREKAKEIMSVINQLNSNEIFEAITKGELKVVLSDGSVANIEKDMIDVEKKLMLEGFEVDTLQIGSVLVAVRQ, encoded by the coding sequence ATGAATCAGTACGATCCCGTGCCTACGGAAAGGAAGTGGCAAAAAAAGTGGAAGGAATGGGGCATTTACCACTTCGATTTTTCTTCAGCAAAGCCGGTCTTCAGTATCGATAATCCACCCAGATACACATCTGGCGCTCTCCACCTGGGCCATGCCACAGGCTATTCGCTTATCGATTTTGCAGCTAGATATAGGAGAATGAGAGGCTACAATGTTTTCTTCCCGCTGTGTTTCGATGTTAACGGCACGCCAACGGAAGTTAAGGTAGAAAAAGAATATGGCATCACGAAGTTATCCATTCCAAGACAAGAGTACATCAAGCTATGCAAGAATTATGCTGAAAGCTTTATCGGTGAAATGACAAGGCAATTTGAGATCCTGGGCACTTGTATGGATCCAACAATTTATTATCAGACGGACGCTCCGTACTACAGGAGAATCACCCAGATATCGTTTCTCAGAATGTTGAAGAAGGGGCTCGTGTATAAGGGTACATTCCCTGTGAACTGGTGCCCAAGATGCATCACAGCTCTTGCTGATGCTGAAGTTGAGTATGAAAGCAATAAGACCTTCCTCAATTTCATCAAATTTAAGATCAAGGATTCTGATGATTTTGTAATCATTGCAACTACGAGACCAGAATTAATCTGTACATGCCAGATAGTAGCGGTACATCCTGACGATGAGAAATACAAGGCACTCATCGGGAAAACTCTTCTTACTCCAATTTACGAAAAACAAGTCAAAATTATCGCAGACCCAAAAGTCGATCCGCATTTTGGATCTGGTGTTGTCATGATTTGCACGATCGGCGACAAGGATGATCTAGAGTGGGTGATGAAGTATGGCTTATCGCTGGAAAAGGGGATCGATGAGCAGGGACGTATGACTGAGATTGCCGGTCCTTACGCAGGCCTCAAGATAAAGGAGGCTAGAAAGCGCATATTAGAAGACCTGAAGAATGCGGGTCTCCTCGTCAAACAAATTGAAATCGAACAGAATGTTGGAACTTGTTGGCGATGCCACGAACCTATAGAGTTTTTGCAGATTCCCCAATGGTTTCTCAAAACACTGGACTTCAAGGAGGAAGTATTAGCAAAAGCCGATGAGATCAGATGGTTCCCCGAATTCATGAAAGTCAGGTTGAAAGACTGGATAAACTCGCTGGAATGGGACTGGGTGATATCCAGACAGAGGTACTTTGCAACGCCAATACCAGTGTGGGAATGCGTAGAATGCGGGGAAGTCGTTCCTGCCCGAGAGGAAGATTGCTATGTTGATCCGACGGTAGATCCACCGCCTGTTGAGAAGTGTCCTAGGTGTGGGGGAGCATTGAAGGGATGCGAAGACGTTTTTGACACGTGGATGGATTCGAGCATCTCGCCTCTGTACAACACATTCTGGATGAGAGATGAGGAGAAATTTAGGAAACTTTATCCCATGTCGCTCAGACCCCAGTCACACGATATAATAAGGACGTGGGCGTTCTACACGATACTTCGTGAATTGCTGCTTGTTGGAGAGAGGCCTTGGAACGAAATCATGATACACGGATTCATCATGGCACCAGATGGTACACCAATGCATGCATCAAAGGGGAACGTCATTGATCCTATGCCTATTCTCGAGAGAAATGGAGCAGATGCATTGAGGTATTATGCCTGTACGTGTTCCCTCGGGGAAGACAATGCGTTTAGGGAAAAAGACGTGATACACGGGGGAAGGCTTTGTAATAAGCTCTGGAACATGGGTAAGTTTGTCGGCAGCATCATCAAGGAGAAACCTATATGCGGAGAACTGAGAACAGTGGATAGATGGATTCTATCCAAATATAGCCGCGTCGTGAAGATGGTAACGGAATACTGCGATAATTACGCATTTGACAAGGCGGTTCGTGAAATTGAGCAGTTCGCATGGCATGAATTTGCGGATCATTACATTGAAATGGTCAAATACCGGACTTCAAATGAAAATGATGCCGGTGCCAGATACGCGCTGTATACAGTTTGCCTGGGTATAATGAAAATGTTCGCGCCGTTCCTTCCGCATGTTACTGAGGAGGTCTACCAAACAAACTTCAAGAAATATGAGGGCGACGAGAGTATCCACATCTCATCATGGCCGGAGCCGTTGTTCGTGGACGAGGTTGAGGAGAAAAAAGGGGAACTTGCAAAAGAAATTATCAGTGCGATCAGATCGTGGAAATCAGAGAAGGGACTTGCACTCAATCAGCCTCTTGGCATGGTTGAGCTCATCGGAGAAGGCGTGGACATTCTTTCAGAATGCAAAGATGATATCATGGAAACGGTGAGAGCGAAGGAGCTGAAAATGGTAGGGGATGCGAAGATCGAGGAAATCATTGTTGGTATCAGACCAAACAAATCAAAAATAGGGCCTAGATTTAGGGAAAAAGCAAAAGAAATCATGTCGGTCATTAATCAACTCAATAGCAACGAGATTTTTGAAGCGATTACAAAAGGCGAATTGAAGGTGGTCTTATCGGATGGCAGCGTCGCAAATATTGAGAAAGACATGATAGATGTTGAAAAGAAACTCATGCTTGAAGGATTCGAAGTTGATACACTACAGATAGGCAGTGTGTTGGTGGCTGTTAGACAGTAA
- a CDS encoding CBS domain-containing protein has product MSKEFETIDPEATLSAIISKMKSLDLHEIPVVDDQKKFMGIVSYASLIKRKNLPLSTKAKSILATPPKITTSTPLTELAELIVSTGYRQMPVLKGKKVVGVVSREDIVRVIPKVKELASISLSEIMTTDVQFVHEKDSVKRAVDLMSKLEVRTLPVVGEDGKLTGILGIKEIINFNWQGKQRETVGELVGSSNPVEIEVGSLAIDHPLTANPRTTLEEAIRIMLDNRISTLPIVEDEKLKGIVTTYDIVELVASFRAREMVYVQITGLEDEDRLSLDVMDEEIERELKKIAKITKPLLFTLHVSKYNEAGNVAKYSLNARLITAERIFVAKSTEWNLMKATISLMHTLSNKVRESKEEAIDQRKRKQYSS; this is encoded by the coding sequence ATGTCGAAGGAATTCGAGACGATCGATCCAGAAGCGACACTCTCTGCGATCATCTCGAAGATGAAATCACTTGACCTTCACGAAATACCCGTTGTAGATGACCAGAAGAAATTCATGGGAATTGTCAGTTATGCGTCTCTTATCAAAAGAAAAAACCTTCCGCTCAGCACAAAGGCGAAATCAATACTTGCCACGCCACCAAAAATAACCACCAGCACTCCGTTAACCGAACTTGCAGAATTAATCGTTTCAACTGGTTATAGACAAATGCCCGTCCTCAAGGGAAAGAAAGTCGTTGGCGTTGTATCAAGAGAAGACATTGTTCGAGTAATTCCAAAGGTCAAAGAACTAGCATCCATTTCCCTTTCAGAGATCATGACAACTGACGTTCAATTTGTTCATGAGAAGGATTCCGTCAAGAGAGCAGTTGATCTTATGTCAAAGCTGGAAGTCAGGACATTGCCAGTTGTTGGCGAAGATGGAAAATTGACAGGGATTTTGGGAATAAAAGAAATCATCAATTTCAATTGGCAAGGGAAGCAAAGGGAGACCGTAGGGGAGCTCGTCGGTAGCAGCAACCCAGTCGAGATTGAAGTCGGGTCATTGGCGATTGATCACCCCTTGACAGCAAATCCACGAACCACGCTCGAAGAAGCGATAAGAATCATGCTGGACAATAGAATATCCACGCTGCCTATCGTGGAGGATGAGAAACTTAAAGGGATTGTTACAACCTACGACATCGTGGAACTCGTGGCTTCGTTCAGGGCTAGAGAAATGGTATATGTGCAGATAACGGGTTTGGAAGACGAGGATCGTCTTTCTCTCGATGTAATGGACGAAGAAATCGAAAGAGAGCTGAAGAAGATTGCCAAGATAACGAAACCTCTATTATTCACACTCCATGTGTCAAAATATAACGAAGCGGGCAATGTTGCGAAGTACAGTCTGAATGCACGCTTGATTACCGCAGAGAGGATCTTTGTTGCTAAATCAACGGAATGGAACCTCATGAAGGCAACAATATCACTTATGCATACCCTTTCGAATAAGGTCAGAGAGTCAAAGGAAGAGGCGATAGACCAGAGAAAGAGGAAGCAGTATTCTTCCTGA